From Falco biarmicus isolate bFalBia1 chromosome 18, bFalBia1.pri, whole genome shotgun sequence, one genomic window encodes:
- the EGR3 gene encoding early growth response protein 3 isoform X1, translating to MTGKLLEKLPGTMNTLMNQLPDNLYPEEIPNSLNIFSSSSDSVAHYNQMAADNVMDIGLANEKAGQELSSYSGTFQPAPGNKTVTYLGKFAFDSPSNWCQDNIISLMSAGILGVPPSSGALTSTQSSAGSMGPPQGEVDQMYPALPPYSSCSDLYPEPVSFHDPQSNPGLTYSPQDYQAAKPALDSNLFPMIPDYNLYHHPNDMGTITEHKPFQSLDPIRVNPPPITPLETIKAFKDKQIHPGFGGLPQPPLTLKPIRPRKYPNRPSKTPLHERPHACPAEGCDRRFSRSDELTRHLRIHTGHKPFQCRICMRSFSRSDHLTTHIRTHTGEKPFACEFCGRKFARSDERKRHAKIHLKQKEKKAEKGSAGQPPTAPPAAAAARRHLTTRCPRPCRHHVRLRDHGERRSGTPSPLPSAPLWGGVLGWPCPLGSGCRGLRSMGSTLPAPGLTGSRLPAPGSCLHLDRQDPHCLDPGCLHPHCAHPDCQHPGCLYLHRPGPGCLYLPGCPHRPGPCCPHPHCPDPAPHRPDPCCLHPDYAYCPDPACPDPDSPDPALPAPARPGSQLPGPGCPHPAARVPHLPAPACPHPAWPGSGLPGFQIAGIPADLDRQALGSHLPGLPSGWAAQDRAVLDPTCPGSPVAGLPRIGPLLDPTHPGSPGAWGPQDRALLDPTRLGSPGAWGPQDRALLDPTRLGSPGAWGPQDRALLDPTLPAPRDWARLDPVRPGGAGWLEPTRLGLDPAPFAPPAPPPPPPPPSTGSPRRR from the exons ATGACAGGCAAACTACTGGAGAAGCTGCCGGGGACCATGAACACTTTGATGAACCAATTGCCTGACAATCTGTACCCAGAGGAGATCCCCAACTCTTTGAAtatcttctccagcagcagcgaCTCGGTGGCTCACTACAACCAGATGGCTGCag ATAATGTTATGGACATTGGCTTAGCGAACGAAAAGGCCGGCCAGGAACTGTCATCCTATTCGGGCACTTTTCAACCGGCCCCGGGCAACAAGACTGTCACCTACCTGGGGAAATTCGCTTTCGACTCGCCCTCCAACTGGTGCCAGGACAACATCATCAGCCTGATGAGCGCGGGCATCCTGGGGGTACCACCGTCCTCGGGTGCGCTCACCAGCACGCAGAGCTCAGCGGGCAGCATGGGCCCGCCGCAGGGCGAGGTGGACCAGATGTACCCCGCGCTGCCACCCTACTCCTCCTGCAGTGACCTCTACCCAGAGCCCGTCTCCTTCCACGACCCCCAGAGCAACCCCGGCCTCACCTACTCCCCCCAGGATTACCAGGCGGCCAAGCCCGCCTTGGACAGCAACCTCTTCCCCATGATCCCAGACTATAACCTCTACCACCATCCCAATGACATGGGCACCATCACGGAGCACAAACCCTTCCAGAGCTTGGACCCCATCCGCGTCAACCCGCCCCCCATCACCCCACTGGAGACCATCAAGGCCTTCAAGGACAAGCAGATCCACCCGGGTTTCGGGGGGCTGCCGCAGCCGCCGCTCACCCTCAAGCCCATCCGACCCCGCAAGTATCCCAACCGGCCCAGCAAGACGCCACTCCACGAGCGGCCCCACGCCTGCCCTGCCGAGGGTTGTGACCGCCGCTTCTCCCGCTCCGACGAGCTCACCCGCCATCTCCGCATCCACACAGGCCACAAGCCCTTCCAGTGCCGCATCTGCATGCGGAGCTTCAGCCGCAGCGACCACCTCACCACCCACATCCGCACCCACACCGGCGAGAAACCCTTTGCCTGCGAGTTCTGTGGCCGCAAGTTCGCCCGCTCCGACGAGCGCAAGCGGCACGCCAAGATCCACCTCaagcagaaggagaagaaggCCGAGAAGGGTTCGGCCGGGCAGCCCCCCACCGCACCccctgccgctgctgccgcccgccgccaccTCACCACCCGTTGCCCTCGCCCCTGCCGTCACCACGTGCGCTTGAGGGACCATGGGGAGCGGCGCAGTGGCACCccttctcccctgccctccGCACCGCTCTgggggggggtcctggggtgGCCTTGCCCCCTGGGTTCAGGATGCCGGGGGTTGCGCTCCATGGGCTCCACTCTGCCCGCACCTGGATTGACCGGGTCCAGGCTGCCCGCACCTGGATCCTGCCTGCACTTGGATCGACAGGACCCGCACTGCCTGGACCCAGGCTGCCTGCACCCGCACTGCGCGCACCCGGATTGCCAGCATCCCGGCTGCCTGTACCTGCACCGCCCGGGTCCCGGCTGCCTGTACCTGCCCGGCTGCCCGCACCGCCCGGGTCCCTGCTGCCCGCACCCGCACTGCCCGGACCCGGCTCCCCACCGCCCGgatccctgctgcctgcacccggATTACGCGTACTGCCCGGATCCTGCCTGCCCGGATCCGGATTCCCCGGATCCGGCTCTCCCGGCTCCAGCACGGCCCGGATCCCAGCTGCCTGGACCCGGCTGCCCGCACCCCGCTGCCCGCGTCCCGCATCTCCCGGCTCCAGCCTGCCCGCACCCAGCTTGGCCTGGATCTGGGCTGCCCGGGTTCCAGATCGCGGGGATCCCGGCTGACCTGGATCGCCAGGCACTTGGATCCCACCTGCCCGGGCTCCCCAGTGGCTGGGCTGCCCAGGATCGGGCCGTCTTGGATCCCACCTGCCCGGGCTCCCCAGTGGCTGGGCTGCCCAGGATCGGGCCCCTCCTGGATCCCACCCACCCGGGCTCCCCGGGGGCTTGGGGTCCCCAGGATCGGGCCCTCCTGGATCCCACCCGCTTGGGCTCCCCGGGGGCTTGGGGTCCCCAGGATCGGGCCCTCCTGGATCCCACCCGCTTGGGCTCCCCGGGGGCTTGGGGTCCCCAGGATCGGGCCCTCCTGGATCCCACCCTCCCGGCTCCCCGGGACTGGGCTCGCCTGGATCCGGTCCGTCCGggtggggctggctggctggagccGACCCGCCTGGGCTTGGATCCAGCCCCCTTtgccccccccgcgccccccccccccccccccccccccagcaccggCTCCCCGCGGCGGAGGTAA
- the EGR3 gene encoding early growth response protein 3 isoform X2 encodes MDIGLANEKAGQELSSYSGTFQPAPGNKTVTYLGKFAFDSPSNWCQDNIISLMSAGILGVPPSSGALTSTQSSAGSMGPPQGEVDQMYPALPPYSSCSDLYPEPVSFHDPQSNPGLTYSPQDYQAAKPALDSNLFPMIPDYNLYHHPNDMGTITEHKPFQSLDPIRVNPPPITPLETIKAFKDKQIHPGFGGLPQPPLTLKPIRPRKYPNRPSKTPLHERPHACPAEGCDRRFSRSDELTRHLRIHTGHKPFQCRICMRSFSRSDHLTTHIRTHTGEKPFACEFCGRKFARSDERKRHAKIHLKQKEKKAEKGSAGQPPTAPPAAAAARRHLTTRCPRPCRHHVRLRDHGERRSGTPSPLPSAPLWGGVLGWPCPLGSGCRGLRSMGSTLPAPGLTGSRLPAPGSCLHLDRQDPHCLDPGCLHPHCAHPDCQHPGCLYLHRPGPGCLYLPGCPHRPGPCCPHPHCPDPAPHRPDPCCLHPDYAYCPDPACPDPDSPDPALPAPARPGSQLPGPGCPHPAARVPHLPAPACPHPAWPGSGLPGFQIAGIPADLDRQALGSHLPGLPSGWAAQDRAVLDPTCPGSPVAGLPRIGPLLDPTHPGSPGAWGPQDRALLDPTRLGSPGAWGPQDRALLDPTRLGSPGAWGPQDRALLDPTLPAPRDWARLDPVRPGGAGWLEPTRLGLDPAPFAPPAPPPPPPPPSTGSPRRR; translated from the coding sequence ATGGACATTGGCTTAGCGAACGAAAAGGCCGGCCAGGAACTGTCATCCTATTCGGGCACTTTTCAACCGGCCCCGGGCAACAAGACTGTCACCTACCTGGGGAAATTCGCTTTCGACTCGCCCTCCAACTGGTGCCAGGACAACATCATCAGCCTGATGAGCGCGGGCATCCTGGGGGTACCACCGTCCTCGGGTGCGCTCACCAGCACGCAGAGCTCAGCGGGCAGCATGGGCCCGCCGCAGGGCGAGGTGGACCAGATGTACCCCGCGCTGCCACCCTACTCCTCCTGCAGTGACCTCTACCCAGAGCCCGTCTCCTTCCACGACCCCCAGAGCAACCCCGGCCTCACCTACTCCCCCCAGGATTACCAGGCGGCCAAGCCCGCCTTGGACAGCAACCTCTTCCCCATGATCCCAGACTATAACCTCTACCACCATCCCAATGACATGGGCACCATCACGGAGCACAAACCCTTCCAGAGCTTGGACCCCATCCGCGTCAACCCGCCCCCCATCACCCCACTGGAGACCATCAAGGCCTTCAAGGACAAGCAGATCCACCCGGGTTTCGGGGGGCTGCCGCAGCCGCCGCTCACCCTCAAGCCCATCCGACCCCGCAAGTATCCCAACCGGCCCAGCAAGACGCCACTCCACGAGCGGCCCCACGCCTGCCCTGCCGAGGGTTGTGACCGCCGCTTCTCCCGCTCCGACGAGCTCACCCGCCATCTCCGCATCCACACAGGCCACAAGCCCTTCCAGTGCCGCATCTGCATGCGGAGCTTCAGCCGCAGCGACCACCTCACCACCCACATCCGCACCCACACCGGCGAGAAACCCTTTGCCTGCGAGTTCTGTGGCCGCAAGTTCGCCCGCTCCGACGAGCGCAAGCGGCACGCCAAGATCCACCTCaagcagaaggagaagaaggCCGAGAAGGGTTCGGCCGGGCAGCCCCCCACCGCACCccctgccgctgctgccgcccgccgccaccTCACCACCCGTTGCCCTCGCCCCTGCCGTCACCACGTGCGCTTGAGGGACCATGGGGAGCGGCGCAGTGGCACCccttctcccctgccctccGCACCGCTCTgggggggggtcctggggtgGCCTTGCCCCCTGGGTTCAGGATGCCGGGGGTTGCGCTCCATGGGCTCCACTCTGCCCGCACCTGGATTGACCGGGTCCAGGCTGCCCGCACCTGGATCCTGCCTGCACTTGGATCGACAGGACCCGCACTGCCTGGACCCAGGCTGCCTGCACCCGCACTGCGCGCACCCGGATTGCCAGCATCCCGGCTGCCTGTACCTGCACCGCCCGGGTCCCGGCTGCCTGTACCTGCCCGGCTGCCCGCACCGCCCGGGTCCCTGCTGCCCGCACCCGCACTGCCCGGACCCGGCTCCCCACCGCCCGgatccctgctgcctgcacccggATTACGCGTACTGCCCGGATCCTGCCTGCCCGGATCCGGATTCCCCGGATCCGGCTCTCCCGGCTCCAGCACGGCCCGGATCCCAGCTGCCTGGACCCGGCTGCCCGCACCCCGCTGCCCGCGTCCCGCATCTCCCGGCTCCAGCCTGCCCGCACCCAGCTTGGCCTGGATCTGGGCTGCCCGGGTTCCAGATCGCGGGGATCCCGGCTGACCTGGATCGCCAGGCACTTGGATCCCACCTGCCCGGGCTCCCCAGTGGCTGGGCTGCCCAGGATCGGGCCGTCTTGGATCCCACCTGCCCGGGCTCCCCAGTGGCTGGGCTGCCCAGGATCGGGCCCCTCCTGGATCCCACCCACCCGGGCTCCCCGGGGGCTTGGGGTCCCCAGGATCGGGCCCTCCTGGATCCCACCCGCTTGGGCTCCCCGGGGGCTTGGGGTCCCCAGGATCGGGCCCTCCTGGATCCCACCCGCTTGGGCTCCCCGGGGGCTTGGGGTCCCCAGGATCGGGCCCTCCTGGATCCCACCCTCCCGGCTCCCCGGGACTGGGCTCGCCTGGATCCGGTCCGTCCGggtggggctggctggctggagccGACCCGCCTGGGCTTGGATCCAGCCCCCTTtgccccccccgcgccccccccccccccccccccccccagcaccggCTCCCCGCGGCGGAGGTAA